From the genome of Pseudomonas migulae:
TTAACGTGCAACTCCCCCAAACCAATTCCCCGCATCGCCCGATTTTGGTGCTGTACTGCCTCAAGCACTCGGAGAAAGCGCCAGCGCTGCTGCATGGCATAAGTCTTGCGCGCTTTCGAATACGCTTATGGCTCGCAGGAGGCACGCCGTGTCGATTCATGTCGCATTGCACCACGTCACGCATTACCGCTACGACCGCGCCGTCGAGCTCGGGCCGCAGATCGTTCGTCTGCGTCCGGCCGCCCACAGTCGCACGCGGATATTGTCGTACGCGCTGAAAGTCTCGCCCGAGCAGCATTTCATCAACTGGCAGCAAGACCCCCAGGGCAATTACCTGGCGCGGTTGGTGTTCCCGGAGAAAACCGAGGAACTACGGATCGAAGTCGATCTGCTGGCCGAAATGGCGGTGTTCAATCCGTTCGACTTCTTCCTTGAGCCCTACGCGGAACAAATTCCGTTCGCCTATGCCGCGGACGAGCGCAAGGAGCTGGCGCCGTACCTGGAAACCTTGCCCCTGACGCCGAAGTTCCAGGCCTACCTGGACGGCATCGACCGCACGCTGCTGCCGAGCGTGGATTTCCTCGTCGCGCTGAACCAGCGTCTGAGCGAAGACATCGGCTACCTGATCCGCATGGAACCGGGCGTGCAGATGCCTGAACACACCCTCGAACACGCCTCCGGTTCCTGCCGCGACTCGGCATGGCTGCTGGTGCAATTGCTGCGCAACCTTGGACTGGCGGCGCGTTTCGTCTCCGGCTATCTCATTCAACTCACCGCCGATGTCAAAAGTCTGGATGGCCCTTCTGGCACCGAGGTGGACTTCACCGATTTGCACGCCTGGTGCGAAGTGTATTTGCCGGGTGCCGGCTGGATCGGCCTGGACGCGACGTCAGGGCTGTTTGCCGGCGAAGGACACATTCCGTTGGCGTGTAGTCCCGATCCGGGCTCTGCGGCACCGATCAGTGGCCTGGTGGAACCGTGCGAGTGCGAATTCACCCACGAAATGTCCGTGGAGCGGATTTGGGAGGCGCCGCGGGTCACCAAGCCCTACACCGAAGATCAATGGCTGGCGATCCAGGCACTGGGCCGGCAGATCGATGCCGATCTGCTGGAAGGCGACGTACGCCTGACCATGGGCGGCGAGCCGACCTTCGTCTCCATCGACGATCCGGACGGCGACGAATGGAACACCGCCGCGCTCGGGCCGGACAAGCGTCGCCTGTCCGCCGAACTGTTCCAGCGTATGCGCAAGCGTTACGCGCCCAAGGGCCTGGTGCATTTCGGTCAAGGCAAGTGGTACCCCGGCGAGCAACTGCCGCGTTGGTCGCTCAACTGCTACTGGCGCCGCGACGGCGTGCCGATCTGGCACAACAGCGCGCTGATTGCCGATGAGCAGGAAGACTACGGCGCCGATGGTGAATTGGCCGGGCGCTTTCTGGCGAGTGTCGCCGAACGTTTGAAAATTCCGACGCGTTTTGTGTTCCCTGCCTACGAAGACAATTTCTATTACCTCTGGCGCGAAGGTACGTTGCCGCAGAACGTCAGCGCCGAAGACTCACGTCTCGAAGAGCCGCTCGAACGAGCCCGTCTGCGGAAAGTCTTCAGTCAGGGCCTGGATAAAGTGATTGGCCAGGTCCTGCCGCTGGCGCGCACCGCCAAGGGCGATCAGTGGCAAAGCGGTCGCTGGTATCTGCGCGACGAGCATTGCCGCCTGGTGCCCGGGGACTCGCCGCTGGGCTATCGCTTGCCACTGGGTTCGCAGCCGTGGGTGAAAGCCGCCGAGTTTCCGTTCATCTATCCCAATGACCCCAACCAGGAATTCCCTGCGCTGCCGGATACGCAGCAATTAAACAGCCCGGGAGCACCTGCCGACGCGGTCGAGCGGGATCTGGAGGTCGACGAATCCGCCGACTGGCTGACCCGTACCGCGTTCTGCGCCGAGGCGCGGGAAGGGCGGTTGTACCTGTTCATGCCGCCGCTGGAGCGGGTCGAGGATTATCTGGAGCTGGTCACCGCAATCGAGGCCACGGCGCAGGAGTTGCGCTGCCCGGTGTTGCTGGAAGGCTATGAGCCGCCGAGCGATCCACGCCTGAGCAACTTCCGTATCACTCCAGACCCGGGCGTGATCGAGGTCAACGTGCAGCCGTCCGCCACGTGGGACGAACTGGTCGAGCGCACCGAGTTTCTCTACGAAGAAGCGCGCCAGACCCGGCTGACCACCGAGAAATTCATGATTGATGGCCGACACACGGGCACTGGCGGCGGTAACCATTTCGTACTGGGTGGCGCGACACCGGCTGACTCACCCTTTCTGCGCCGTCCGGATCTGTTGCGCAGTCTGATCAGCTATTGGCACAACCATCCGTCCTTGTCCTACCTGTTTTCCGGATTGTTCATCGGCCCGACGTCCCAGGCGCCGCGCGTCGATGAAGCCCGCAACGATGCGTTGTACGAGCTGGAAATCGCCTTCGCCCAAATGCCCCAACCCGGTGAGGAATGCGCGCCTTGGCTGGTGGACCGGTTGTTGCGCAACCTGCTGATCGACGTGACCGGCAACACCCACCGCGCCGAGTTCTGCATCGACAAGCTGTATTCACCGGACGGCGCGACGGGGCGCCTCGGCTTGCTGGAGTTGCGTGCCTTTGAAATGCCGCCGCATGCGCGCATGAGTCTGGCGCAACAGTTGTTGCTGCGAGCGCTGGTCGCACGATTCTGGCGCGAGCCATATGCGCCGCCGAAACTGGCGCGCTGGGGCACTGAATTGCACGACCGGTTCCTGTTGCCGCACTTTATCGAGCAGGATTTCGCGGACGTCATCGTGGATCTCAACGCCTCGGGTTATCCGGTGCGGGCCGAATGGTTTGCCGCACATCTGGAATTCCGTTTTCCCAAGGTCGGCGATTACGCCGTCAGCGGCATTGAACTGGAAGTGCGTCAGGCGCTGGAACCGTGGCATGTGCTGGGCGAGGAGGGCGCCGTCGGCGGCACGGTGCGCTATGTGGATTCGTCCCTTGAACGCCTGCAGGTCAAGCTCACCGGCCTGCCACCGCAACGTTATTTGCTGACCTGCAATGGCGTTCCGGTGCCCTTGCAGCCCACCGGGCGGGTTGGCGAGTTCGTCGCCGGTGTGCGTTTCCGCGCCTGGCAGCCCGCCAACTGCCTGCAACCGACCATTCCCGTCCACGCGCCGCTGGTGTTCGACCTGCTCGACACCTGGATGCAGCGGTCTCTGGGTGGCTGCCAGTACCACGTCGCCCATCCCGGCGGGCGCAATTACGACAGTTTGCCGGTGAACGCCAATGAAGCCGAGAGTCGGAGGATGGCGCGTTTCTTCCGCATCGGACACAGCCCTGGGAAACTTCCTATACCGATTCTGGAAATTAACGACGAGCTGCCGATGACTCTCGATTTGCGACGTTTCTAAACCGTACGCGACGCTCGGATTTTTCGTATATCCGGGCGTCATGAGCCTGCGTTAGTCTGACCGTTCCTTGCTGTCTGCCGAGCTTTCCATGCCTGACCTGCTAGACCGCTACCCGCTGACCGCGGGCACTTATCACGAACTGCTCAACGACAGCGGCGCGGTGCGCCCGCACTGGCGTCGGCTGTTCGACCAGTTGCAACGCAGCACGCCCGCGCAACTGGTACAGCGTCAGGCGTTGCTGGCCCGGCAGATTCAGGAAAACGGCGTGACCTACAACGTCTACGCCGACCCCAAGGGCGCGGACCGGCCGTGGGAACTGGACCTGCTGCCGCATGTGATCTCCGCTGATGAGTGGGCGTTGTTGTCAGCCGGGATCGCTCAGCGGGCGCGCCTGTTGAATGCTGTGCTCGCGGATTTGTACGGGCCGCAGCGGCTGATTGCGGAAGGCTTGCTGCCCGCCGAGTTGGTGTTCGGTCACAACAATTTCCTCTGGCCCTGTCAGGGCATCACGCCGCCTGACGGGGCTTTTCTGCATCTGTATGCCGTGGATCTGGCGCGCACGCCCGACGGGCGCTGGTGGGTCACGGCGGATCGGACCCAGGCACCGTCCGGCGCGGGTTACGCTCTGGAAAACCGCACGATCGTGTCCCGGGCCTTTCCCGAGTTGTACCGTGATTTGAAGGTGCAGCATCTGGCCGGGTTCTTCCGCACGCTGCAGGAAACCCTGGCCCGCCAGGCACCGAGCGATGATGAAGCGCCGTTGGTGGTATTACTGACACCGGGGCGTTTCAACGAAAGCTATTTCGAACATTTGTACCTGGCACGGCAGCTCGGTTATCCACTGGTGGAGGGTGGCGACCTTACGGTGCGCGATGCCACGGTCTACCTGAAAACCTTGAGCGGCCTGCGGCGGGTCCACGCGATCATGCGCCGGCTCGACGACGACTTCTGCGACCCGTTGGAGTTGCGCACCGACTCTGCGCTTGGCGTGCCGGGCCTGCTCGAAGCCGTGCGGCAGGGGCGAGTGCTGGTGGCCAATGCACTCGGCAGCGGCGTTCTCGAGTCGCCGGGATTGCTGGGTTTCCTGCCGAGGATCAACCAATTCCTGTTCGGCGAAGAGCTGACCCTGCCCTCTATTGCGACGTGGTGGTGCGGCGAAGCGCCGGTGCTGGCACAGGCGTTGGAAAAGTTGCCGGAGTTGCTGATCAAACCGGCGTTCCCTTCGCAGAGCTTCGCGCCGGTATTTGGCCGTGATTTGAGTGAAAAGCAGCGCCAGAGCCTCGCTGAGCGCATGCAGGCGCGACCGTACGCCTATGTGGCGCAAGAACTGGCGCAATTGTCCCAGGCGCCGATCTGGCAGGCTGAGGACGGTCAGTTACAGCCTCGGGCCATCGGCATGCGCATGTATGCGGTGGCCAGTCGCGACGGCTATCGAGTGCTGCCCGGTGGCTTGACCCGCGTGGCCGCGGAGGCTGACGCTGAAGTGGTCTCGATGCAACGCGGTGGCGCGAGCAAGGACACTTGGGTGCTCGGCGATCGGCCGCCCAGCGGTGAACAGTGGAAAGCCCAGCGCAGCATCGGCGTGCACGACCTGGTGCGGCGCGATCCGTATTTGCCGTCGCGGGTGGTGGAAAACCTGTTCTGGTTCGGCCGTTACTGCGAACGCTGTGATGACAGCGCGCGTTTGTTGCGGATCATGCTGGCGCGCTATGTCGATGGCGACGACCCGCAAGCCCTGGAAGCGGCGGTCGATCTCGGCGAGCGGCTGATGTTGTTGCCGGATGAAGGTGAATTGCCTGAGCGGTTACTGGCGGCGTTGCTCGGCGATGACTGGCCGTTCAGCCTGCGTTCCAACCTGCAGCGCTTGCAGTGGGCGGCTTCGCAGGTGCGCGGCAAGCTCTCGCGGGAAAACTGGCAGGCGCTGGTGGAGTTGCAGCGCGAGGCCATGGAGCTGGAAACCGGGGAGCCGGATTTCGGCGAATTGCTGGATTTTCTCAACCGTCTGTTGATGTCGCTGGCGGCGCTGTCCGGTTTTGCCCTCGACGACATGACCCGGGACGAAGGCTGGCGCTTCCTGATGATCGGCCGGCGGATCGAGCGCCTGCAGTTTCTCAGCGGCAGCCTGGCGGCGTTCCTGCGCGGCAGCGGCGCCTTCGATCAGGCCGGACTGGAATGGCTGCTGGAGCTGGGCAACAGCAGCATCACCTACCGTTCGCGGTATCTGGCGGTGGCGCAATTGATCCCGGTGCTGGACCTGTTGCTGCTCGACGAGCAGAACCCGCACGCGGTGCTGTTCCAATTGAAGCTGGTGACCCGCACCCTTAAACGTTTGAACGATGATTTCGGTGTGCCGCGCGAAGCGGGTCTGCCGCAATTGGTCGAGCGGCTGGCGCGCTTCGACCTGGGGTGCCTGGAGAATTCGCTGTTCGGCGACGCCAGCGTTCGTGCCGCCATTGATGGGCTGGCCGATCTGCTCCAGGAGATCGCCGACGCCAGCGGACAAGTGTCGGATCGACTGGCGTTGCGCCATTTCGCCCATGTCGACGATGTCAGCCAGCGCACGGTGTCCGTCTGATGAGCGCCCGTTACCAGATTTTCCACGACACCCATTATCACTACGACAGCCCGGTGTCCCTCGCCCAGCAATTGGCGCATCTTTGGCCGCGGGCCTGTGCCTGGCAGCGCTGTACCGAGCAGCAATTGCACATCAGTCCCGACCCGACGTCGCGCCGGGATGAGCTGGATGTGTTTGGCAATC
Proteins encoded in this window:
- a CDS encoding DUF2126 domain-containing protein: MSIHVALHHVTHYRYDRAVELGPQIVRLRPAAHSRTRILSYALKVSPEQHFINWQQDPQGNYLARLVFPEKTEELRIEVDLLAEMAVFNPFDFFLEPYAEQIPFAYAADERKELAPYLETLPLTPKFQAYLDGIDRTLLPSVDFLVALNQRLSEDIGYLIRMEPGVQMPEHTLEHASGSCRDSAWLLVQLLRNLGLAARFVSGYLIQLTADVKSLDGPSGTEVDFTDLHAWCEVYLPGAGWIGLDATSGLFAGEGHIPLACSPDPGSAAPISGLVEPCECEFTHEMSVERIWEAPRVTKPYTEDQWLAIQALGRQIDADLLEGDVRLTMGGEPTFVSIDDPDGDEWNTAALGPDKRRLSAELFQRMRKRYAPKGLVHFGQGKWYPGEQLPRWSLNCYWRRDGVPIWHNSALIADEQEDYGADGELAGRFLASVAERLKIPTRFVFPAYEDNFYYLWREGTLPQNVSAEDSRLEEPLERARLRKVFSQGLDKVIGQVLPLARTAKGDQWQSGRWYLRDEHCRLVPGDSPLGYRLPLGSQPWVKAAEFPFIYPNDPNQEFPALPDTQQLNSPGAPADAVERDLEVDESADWLTRTAFCAEAREGRLYLFMPPLERVEDYLELVTAIEATAQELRCPVLLEGYEPPSDPRLSNFRITPDPGVIEVNVQPSATWDELVERTEFLYEEARQTRLTTEKFMIDGRHTGTGGGNHFVLGGATPADSPFLRRPDLLRSLISYWHNHPSLSYLFSGLFIGPTSQAPRVDEARNDALYELEIAFAQMPQPGEECAPWLVDRLLRNLLIDVTGNTHRAEFCIDKLYSPDGATGRLGLLELRAFEMPPHARMSLAQQLLLRALVARFWREPYAPPKLARWGTELHDRFLLPHFIEQDFADVIVDLNASGYPVRAEWFAAHLEFRFPKVGDYAVSGIELEVRQALEPWHVLGEEGAVGGTVRYVDSSLERLQVKLTGLPPQRYLLTCNGVPVPLQPTGRVGEFVAGVRFRAWQPANCLQPTIPVHAPLVFDLLDTWMQRSLGGCQYHVAHPGGRNYDSLPVNANEAESRRMARFFRIGHSPGKLPIPILEINDELPMTLDLRRF
- a CDS encoding circularly permuted type 2 ATP-grasp protein, with amino-acid sequence MPDLLDRYPLTAGTYHELLNDSGAVRPHWRRLFDQLQRSTPAQLVQRQALLARQIQENGVTYNVYADPKGADRPWELDLLPHVISADEWALLSAGIAQRARLLNAVLADLYGPQRLIAEGLLPAELVFGHNNFLWPCQGITPPDGAFLHLYAVDLARTPDGRWWVTADRTQAPSGAGYALENRTIVSRAFPELYRDLKVQHLAGFFRTLQETLARQAPSDDEAPLVVLLTPGRFNESYFEHLYLARQLGYPLVEGGDLTVRDATVYLKTLSGLRRVHAIMRRLDDDFCDPLELRTDSALGVPGLLEAVRQGRVLVANALGSGVLESPGLLGFLPRINQFLFGEELTLPSIATWWCGEAPVLAQALEKLPELLIKPAFPSQSFAPVFGRDLSEKQRQSLAERMQARPYAYVAQELAQLSQAPIWQAEDGQLQPRAIGMRMYAVASRDGYRVLPGGLTRVAAEADAEVVSMQRGGASKDTWVLGDRPPSGEQWKAQRSIGVHDLVRRDPYLPSRVVENLFWFGRYCERCDDSARLLRIMLARYVDGDDPQALEAAVDLGERLMLLPDEGELPERLLAALLGDDWPFSLRSNLQRLQWAASQVRGKLSRENWQALVELQREAMELETGEPDFGELLDFLNRLLMSLAALSGFALDDMTRDEGWRFLMIGRRIERLQFLSGSLAAFLRGSGAFDQAGLEWLLELGNSSITYRSRYLAVAQLIPVLDLLLLDEQNPHAVLFQLKLVTRTLKRLNDDFGVPREAGLPQLVERLARFDLGCLENSLFGDASVRAAIDGLADLLQEIADASGQVSDRLALRHFAHVDDVSQRTVSV